A genomic region of Rheinheimera sp. MMS21-TC3 contains the following coding sequences:
- a CDS encoding efflux RND transporter permease subunit, translating into MSQPLPQNDLPSLSIRRPVLIVVLNLLIIIAGLAAFNAIEVRELPDVDRPIVSVTASYPGGSPETVDTEVTSKLEGAVARVSGVKSINASSEEGRARVRVEFRPGINLEDAANEVRESVSRIQRELPRTVERLAIIKADNDAQSVVSLAVSSSTLDLETLTERVETDLAPLFLSIPGVADVRLNGDRERVLRVLLDPLRLTSFNLSVTDVANALRQAPFDVPAGSMKSTDQMLIVRADATSISAEQVSDIIVSGDTRIGDVATVYFGPADAQSLVRLDGKPVIGLGVIRQARSNTIEISDEVLALVSRIESRFPDLQLQVTSDDAEFIRSSVDEVMTSLLLTIILVVATLWLFIGSGRATIVPALSIPVSLIGALAAIWLMGFSINILTLLALVLATGLIVDDAIVVTENIQRRRSMGLGARAAAVIGTREVFFAVVATTAVLVAVFVPIAFLPSTAGRLFREFGGVLAIAVIISSFVALSLVPALTARLPIKANKETRISRAGNIILGWYERSLHLALDKAWLVFIASMIAALAAISLYSLLDNELMPSEDRGTIRVFARGPDGVGLNFMDRQADKMEDILLPYVNGGDIDSIYTVVGQWDQNLAFITVPLKHWDERSRTQQQIIDEIRGPLAAIPGAPARAFGSNSLNLRGQGGGLQLALTGQSYDEIFAAAQNFSKIIQQELPELGMPRISYQPTQPQLRVNIDRRRAQELGVPLSDIASTLRVAINGDNIADLNVGDQAIPIILQAQSEQIKDPTDLANLYVGSSSGNLVPLSSLAYISEEGVAAELERQAQRRAIEMEMELADGLPLQEIVTKLRSLGEQHLPSNIGLIFLGEALTFEETAREVTLTYVLAFVIVLLVLAAQFESVNSAVVVMATVPFGIAAALFALFLTGTSINIYSQIGLVMLIGLLAKNAILLVEFADQLRDQGYSVRKAVEQAASIRLRPITMTLLSTLLGSLPLILSSGAGAEARNAIGWVVFGGLGIAVIFTLYLTPVLYLALARFTKPRADETKRLQTELDHAEQLES; encoded by the coding sequence ATGAGTCAACCATTACCACAAAACGATTTACCTTCATTATCTATTCGTCGTCCGGTATTAATTGTTGTTTTAAACTTACTGATTATCATTGCTGGCTTGGCGGCTTTTAATGCTATAGAAGTTCGAGAACTGCCCGATGTAGACAGGCCTATTGTCTCTGTAACGGCTTCTTATCCAGGAGGCTCACCGGAAACGGTTGATACTGAAGTAACAAGCAAATTAGAAGGCGCTGTTGCCCGCGTTAGTGGTGTTAAATCTATTAATGCTTCAAGTGAAGAAGGCAGAGCCCGTGTTAGAGTTGAATTTCGACCAGGTATTAATTTAGAAGATGCCGCTAATGAAGTGCGCGAGTCGGTTAGCCGAATTCAGCGTGAACTGCCAAGAACAGTTGAGCGTTTAGCTATTATAAAAGCGGATAATGATGCGCAGTCAGTGGTAAGTTTGGCGGTTTCTAGCTCAACATTAGATTTAGAAACTTTAACTGAACGGGTAGAAACCGATTTAGCGCCATTATTTTTAAGTATTCCCGGTGTAGCAGATGTACGATTAAATGGTGATAGAGAGCGTGTATTACGGGTACTGCTTGATCCTCTTCGCTTAACTAGCTTTAATTTATCTGTTACTGACGTTGCCAATGCACTGCGTCAAGCGCCCTTTGATGTGCCTGCAGGTAGTATGAAATCAACCGATCAAATGCTAATTGTTCGCGCAGATGCAACATCCATAAGTGCCGAGCAAGTGTCAGATATTATAGTCAGCGGTGATACGCGAATAGGCGATGTAGCAACGGTATACTTTGGCCCTGCTGATGCGCAAAGTTTAGTAAGGCTAGACGGCAAACCTGTTATTGGTTTAGGCGTTATCCGCCAAGCTCGTTCTAATACTATTGAAATATCAGATGAGGTATTAGCCTTAGTTAGCCGCATAGAGAGCCGTTTCCCCGATTTACAGTTGCAAGTAACTTCAGATGATGCTGAGTTTATTCGCAGCTCAGTAGATGAGGTTATGACTTCATTACTATTAACCATTATATTAGTAGTGGCAACCTTATGGCTGTTTATTGGCTCAGGCCGAGCTACTATAGTACCAGCCTTATCTATTCCTGTGTCGTTAATAGGCGCTTTAGCGGCTATTTGGCTAATGGGTTTCTCTATTAACATTCTTACCTTATTAGCTTTAGTGCTAGCAACTGGCCTAATAGTTGATGATGCCATAGTAGTAACAGAAAATATTCAACGTCGACGCAGTATGGGATTAGGTGCACGTGCCGCTGCGGTAATTGGCACACGCGAGGTATTCTTTGCTGTAGTAGCAACAACGGCAGTATTAGTGGCGGTATTTGTGCCAATTGCTTTTTTGCCTTCAACCGCAGGACGTTTGTTCCGTGAATTTGGTGGTGTCTTAGCTATAGCGGTAATTATCTCTTCTTTTGTTGCGTTATCACTAGTACCGGCGCTTACGGCACGCTTACCGATTAAAGCTAATAAAGAGACACGAATTTCTCGGGCCGGTAATATTATTTTAGGCTGGTACGAACGTTCTTTACATCTAGCCCTAGATAAAGCTTGGTTGGTGTTTATTGCTAGTATGATAGCGGCATTAGCTGCTATTAGTTTATACAGTCTATTAGATAACGAGTTAATGCCGAGCGAAGATCGAGGCACCATTCGGGTTTTTGCCCGAGGGCCAGATGGCGTAGGCTTAAACTTTATGGACCGCCAAGCCGATAAAATGGAAGATATCTTACTGCCTTACGTGAATGGCGGTGACATAGACTCAATTTATACAGTAGTTGGTCAGTGGGATCAGAATTTGGCTTTTATTACTGTGCCACTAAAACACTGGGATGAACGTTCGCGTACGCAACAGCAAATTATAGATGAAATCCGTGGTCCGCTTGCAGCTATACCCGGTGCACCAGCTAGAGCTTTTGGCTCTAACAGCCTTAATTTGCGAGGTCAAGGAGGCGGCTTACAACTAGCGTTAACCGGACAGAGTTATGATGAGATTTTTGCAGCGGCGCAAAACTTCTCTAAAATTATCCAGCAAGAGCTTCCGGAACTTGGCATGCCAAGGATCTCTTATCAGCCAACTCAACCACAGTTAAGAGTGAATATAGACCGACGCCGAGCGCAAGAGTTAGGAGTGCCTTTGTCTGATATTGCCAGCACCCTGCGGGTGGCTATTAATGGCGATAATATTGCTGATTTAAATGTCGGTGATCAGGCCATTCCAATAATATTGCAAGCCCAAAGTGAGCAAATCAAAGATCCTACCGATTTAGCGAATCTTTATGTGGGTTCAAGCTCAGGTAACTTAGTGCCTTTATCAAGCCTAGCCTATATTTCTGAAGAAGGGGTGGCTGCTGAGTTAGAGCGCCAAGCCCAACGTCGCGCTATTGAAATGGAAATGGAACTAGCAGATGGCCTGCCATTACAAGAGATAGTGACAAAGCTGCGTAGTTTAGGAGAACAACATTTACCAAGCAACATAGGCTTAATTTTCTTAGGTGAAGCCTTAACCTTTGAAGAAACCGCTCGCGAAGTTACTTTAACCTATGTACTCGCTTTTGTTATAGTGCTGCTAGTGTTAGCAGCTCAATTTGAAAGTGTTAACAGTGCTGTAGTAGTAATGGCAACAGTGCCTTTTGGTATTGCTGCTGCTTTATTTGCTCTGTTTTTAACCGGGACTTCTATTAATATTTACTCGCAAATTGGCTTAGTTATGTTAATTGGTTTGCTGGCTAAAAATGCTATTTTATTGGTGGAGTTTGCCGATCAATTACGCGACCAAGGTTACAGTGTGCGCAAAGCGGTAGAGCAGGCAGCAAGTATTCGTTTACGCCCCATTACCATGACGCTATTATCAACCTTGTTAGGCTCTTTACCGTTAATTTTATCTAGTGGTGCTGGGGCAGAAGCGAGAAATGCTATTGGCTGGGTAGTATTTGGTGGTTTAGGTATAGCTGTAATATTTACGCTTTATTTAACCCCAGTGTTATACCTTGCCCTAGCACGCTTTACTAAACCACGAGCAGATGAAACAAAACGTCTGCAAACTGAGTTAGATCATGCTGAACAATTAGAATCTTAA
- a CDS encoding glutathione S-transferase N-terminal domain-containing protein: MRFIFKLIRFILTPFMLLSEKLTTPKGIQRDQASQAKIDADCLQLALYEFKACPFCIKVRKEIARLSLNIKKCDAQNNPVHRQTLAEGGGRIKVPCLRITDKNGDVQWLYESNDIIIYLQQRFATN; this comes from the coding sequence ATGCGTTTTATCTTTAAACTTATTCGATTCATTTTAACCCCTTTTATGCTGTTATCAGAAAAACTAACCACCCCTAAGGGCATACAGCGTGACCAAGCAAGCCAAGCTAAAATAGATGCTGACTGCCTGCAGCTTGCCTTATATGAATTTAAAGCTTGTCCATTTTGCATCAAAGTACGCAAAGAAATAGCGCGATTAAGCTTGAATATTAAAAAGTGTGATGCCCAAAATAACCCAGTGCATCGCCAAACTTTAGCAGAAGGTGGCGGCCGGATAAAAGTGCCCTGCTTACGCATAACCGATAAAAATGGTGATGTGCAATGGCTGTACGAATCCAATGATATAATTATTTATTTACAGCAGCGTTTTGCTACTAATTAA
- a CDS encoding DUF885 domain-containing protein, whose protein sequence is MRKTLIALAAAGLLTACEPSTQIVPTTSGDAAGQHQATELVSSQSAMQSETARLNQWFEAKYEQKLQQSPLQMTFLGRKDKYDQIDDVSQAAEERQLAWLASTVKELTTEFDYQQLTLEAQTSYDVWLYQYELEKEAAEFSQNQYIFTQMQGIHALLPQIMINFHKVESLEDMQAYNQRLVGMSQAITELLQRAKLHAELGVRPPQFAYKAIIEQIDNLITGAPFDEASAVDSPLWADAQTKISSLVTNDKITDKQAKELSLNAKTNLQQHFLSAYTELKQWLDADIANTDVIATGVGKQPNGIAYYNHQLKSSTTTSLTADEIHQIGLDEVERLTKEMLTIKDKVGFTGSLADFFDFIKTDQQFTYPNTDAGREAYISDTEQYLAQINKQLPNYFGLLPKADLIVKRVEAFREQPGAAQHYFPGTPDGARPSIYYAHLSDMKSMPKNEMEAIAYHEGNPGHHMQISIAQELTTVPTFRTQAGFTAYSEGWGLYAELLAKEMGGYENPYSDFGRLITEMWRAVRLVVDTGLHSKGWTEQEAVEYFLAKTPIAEGAVQSEVRRYIVWPGQATAYKIGMIAILKMRANAEKELGDKFDIKAFHDTVLGGGALPLKVLEKRVNNWIASIKNAA, encoded by the coding sequence ATGCGTAAAACACTTATAGCACTCGCTGCAGCTGGTTTACTTACAGCTTGTGAACCAAGTACACAAATTGTGCCAACAACTAGCGGTGATGCTGCTGGGCAGCATCAAGCCACTGAGCTAGTCTCTTCGCAATCTGCAATGCAGTCAGAAACTGCACGGCTAAATCAGTGGTTTGAAGCAAAATATGAGCAAAAACTGCAGCAAAGCCCGCTACAGATGACCTTTTTAGGTCGTAAAGACAAATATGACCAAATTGATGATGTAAGCCAAGCGGCAGAAGAACGGCAATTAGCTTGGCTTGCTAGTACAGTAAAAGAATTAACCACAGAATTTGATTATCAACAACTGACCCTAGAAGCACAAACGTCTTATGACGTATGGCTATATCAATATGAGTTAGAGAAAGAAGCCGCTGAGTTTTCACAAAATCAATATATCTTCACGCAAATGCAAGGTATTCATGCTTTATTGCCGCAAATAATGATTAACTTTCATAAAGTAGAAAGCCTAGAGGACATGCAGGCTTACAATCAGCGTTTAGTCGGAATGAGCCAAGCTATTACTGAATTACTGCAACGAGCAAAACTACATGCTGAGTTAGGGGTTAGGCCACCGCAGTTTGCTTATAAAGCGATAATTGAGCAAATAGATAACTTAATTACGGGGGCGCCTTTTGATGAGGCCAGTGCTGTAGATTCACCTTTATGGGCTGATGCTCAAACCAAAATTAGTAGCTTAGTTACTAATGATAAAATAACAGATAAGCAAGCTAAAGAGCTCAGCCTTAATGCGAAAACTAATTTGCAGCAGCACTTTTTATCGGCTTATACTGAGTTAAAACAATGGTTAGATGCTGATATAGCCAATACTGATGTTATTGCTACTGGTGTGGGCAAACAGCCAAATGGTATTGCTTACTATAATCATCAACTTAAATCATCTACCACCACCTCACTAACAGCAGATGAGATCCATCAAATTGGCTTAGACGAAGTTGAAAGACTGACAAAGGAAATGCTGACTATAAAAGATAAAGTTGGATTTACAGGCAGCTTAGCAGACTTCTTTGACTTTATTAAAACCGACCAACAATTTACTTACCCTAATACTGATGCTGGACGTGAAGCTTATATTTCTGACACTGAGCAATACTTAGCACAGATAAATAAGCAGTTACCTAATTACTTTGGTTTACTACCTAAAGCAGATTTAATTGTAAAACGGGTAGAAGCCTTTCGTGAACAACCAGGAGCAGCACAGCATTACTTTCCTGGTACGCCAGATGGTGCCAGACCAAGTATTTATTATGCCCATTTGTCTGACATGAAATCTATGCCTAAAAATGAGATGGAAGCCATTGCTTACCATGAAGGTAATCCAGGCCACCATATGCAAATATCTATAGCCCAAGAGTTAACCACAGTACCAACTTTTCGTACTCAAGCTGGATTTACTGCCTATAGTGAGGGTTGGGGCTTATATGCTGAGCTGCTAGCAAAAGAGATGGGCGGCTATGAAAATCCATATTCAGACTTTGGCCGATTAATTACCGAGATGTGGCGCGCAGTACGTTTAGTAGTTGATACAGGCTTACATAGTAAAGGCTGGACTGAGCAAGAAGCGGTTGAATACTTTTTAGCAAAAACGCCTATTGCAGAAGGTGCAGTACAATCAGAAGTTCGCCGCTATATTGTTTGGCCAGGCCAAGCAACGGCTTATAAAATAGGTATGATCGCAATTTTAAAAATGCGGGCTAATGCTGAAAAAGAACTAGGCGATAAATTTGATATTAAAGCCTTTCATGACACAGTGTTAGGTGGTGGTGCCTTACCGCTTAAAGTATTAGAGAAACGGGTAAATAATTGGATAGCAAGTATAAAAAACGCAGCTTAA
- a CDS encoding DUF938 domain-containing protein → MSEQFAFSQACENNKAPILAVLAPILQQSRRLLEVGGGTGQHAVHFAQHFAKNNQGNEPALIWQSSDQAAYLPDLAARISHANLPNLPNPIELDVTSSVFTVEKVDAVFSANTLHIMSWQVVQRFFQRLDEFCQSKAQLCIYGPFNYQGHFTSASNANFDQHLKQRDPLMGIRDIEQVIALAQQVGFSLVQDHAMPANNRLLHFKR, encoded by the coding sequence ATGTCTGAACAATTTGCATTTTCCCAAGCCTGCGAGAATAACAAAGCCCCTATTTTGGCTGTGTTAGCGCCTATTTTACAGCAAAGCCGGCGGCTATTAGAAGTTGGCGGTGGAACCGGACAGCATGCAGTGCATTTTGCTCAACATTTTGCTAAAAATAATCAAGGCAATGAGCCCGCTTTAATTTGGCAAAGCAGTGATCAAGCAGCCTATTTGCCAGATTTAGCCGCCCGTATTAGCCATGCAAACTTACCTAATTTGCCAAACCCAATAGAGCTAGATGTTACAAGCTCAGTCTTTACAGTTGAAAAAGTTGACGCCGTTTTTAGCGCTAATACCTTACATATAATGTCGTGGCAAGTGGTTCAACGTTTTTTTCAACGCCTTGATGAGTTTTGCCAAAGCAAAGCCCAACTGTGTATTTATGGCCCCTTTAATTATCAAGGCCATTTTACTAGTGCTAGTAATGCTAATTTTGATCAGCACTTAAAACAGCGCGATCCTTTAATGGGGATCCGGGATATTGAACAGGTTATCGCTTTAGCACAACAAGTTGGTTTTAGTTTAGTGCAAGATCATGCAATGCCAGCCAATAATCGGCTATTGCACTTTAAACGGTAA
- a CDS encoding GNAT family N-acetyltransferase, giving the protein MQFEVVTAISTVTASEWDSVFNSDYPFCQHAFLAALEQGGSVGGDSGWLVQHLTLRHNAKLIAIMPAYIKLHSYGEYLFDWQFAKAYQQTGLDFYPKLINAIPFTPAEGPRFAIASGYDPAAILAMFRQGIQQLVQRLSLSQFQSLYPNSAQQKLYRQLGYQERYDVQFQWFNRNYASFNDFLCALSSRKRKQIRQERAKVAKQGVVIKTLTASQLTAEFWQLFYQFYVTTYQKRSGNQGYLSQATFLLWGQTMAQQIVIFAAEYQGEIVASSLCFYDKQHLYGRYWGCKTEFDRLHFECCYYAGIEYCIKHNLQMFDAGAQGEHKVKRGFEPVIRSGFYRFEPNALTPAITNYIVQEQAAVSDYYQQIKQQLPFKVQ; this is encoded by the coding sequence ATGCAATTTGAAGTAGTAACCGCCATATCAACTGTAACAGCCAGTGAGTGGGATAGTGTATTTAATAGTGATTACCCTTTTTGCCAACATGCTTTCTTAGCCGCGTTAGAGCAGGGCGGCAGTGTCGGCGGTGATAGTGGTTGGTTAGTGCAACATTTAACGCTACGGCATAATGCTAAGCTTATCGCCATAATGCCAGCTTATATTAAGCTACATTCTTATGGTGAGTATTTATTTGATTGGCAATTTGCTAAAGCTTATCAGCAGACGGGGTTAGATTTTTATCCAAAGCTAATTAATGCCATTCCTTTTACACCCGCTGAAGGCCCGCGCTTTGCGATTGCTAGCGGCTATGATCCTGCAGCTATATTAGCCATGTTTCGCCAAGGTATTCAGCAATTAGTTCAGCGTTTGTCATTAAGCCAGTTTCAATCTTTATATCCCAATTCAGCTCAACAAAAGCTATATAGACAATTAGGCTATCAAGAGCGATATGATGTGCAGTTTCAGTGGTTTAATCGCAATTATGCTAGTTTTAATGACTTTTTATGTGCGCTTAGTTCCCGCAAGCGCAAGCAAATTCGTCAAGAGCGCGCTAAGGTTGCTAAACAAGGTGTGGTTATTAAAACACTAACGGCTAGTCAACTAACTGCCGAATTTTGGCAGTTATTTTATCAATTTTATGTGACTACCTATCAAAAGCGCTCTGGTAATCAAGGCTATTTAAGTCAAGCCACTTTCTTACTGTGGGGGCAGACTATGGCCCAACAGATAGTGATATTTGCAGCTGAATATCAAGGTGAAATTGTTGCTTCTTCTTTATGTTTTTATGATAAACAACATTTATATGGCCGTTACTGGGGCTGTAAAACCGAGTTTGATCGGCTGCATTTTGAATGTTGTTATTATGCTGGTATTGAATATTGTATTAAGCATAATCTACAAATGTTTGATGCCGGTGCACAAGGTGAGCATAAAGTTAAACGTGGCTTTGAGCCAGTAATACGCTCGGGGTTTTATCGATTTGAGCCTAATGCCTTAACCCCAGCAATCACTAACTATATAGTGCAAGAGCAAGCAGCTGTTAGTGATTATTATCAACAGATTAAGCAACAATTACCGTTTAAAGTGCAATAG
- a CDS encoding efflux RND transporter periplasmic adaptor subunit, with protein sequence MLLKRHAVWLFSMLSVSAVLSVGTVQAQVAGMGRAAQVITAPIYFEQQNQRVEAVGTAEAIHSVVIYPAVADKVTAVHFVPGQSVSANEVILELDSRRQKVALERVTIQLADAERTVSRLQESRNKGAIAQSDLDDAITARDLLKVQLIEVKTELEDRTVKAPFSGVVGLTDVQRGDRINVQTAITTIDDRKQLLINFNAPETALAILQGNADVELEPWQGQGKRIKAQIVEVDSRINLANRSIRVRALLDNAEDLYRPGMSFRVILQLAGEQYAVIPEAALMWGATSAYVWLAEEGKAKQVNVQIQQRLSGRLLVSGDLKLNDQLIVEGVQSLRQGQSVNVTNAKNTSNKNTAQDTPL encoded by the coding sequence ATGTTATTGAAACGCCATGCAGTTTGGCTTTTTTCCATGTTATCTGTTAGCGCAGTATTATCAGTGGGCACAGTTCAAGCACAAGTTGCCGGTATGGGGCGTGCTGCTCAGGTTATTACAGCACCAATTTATTTTGAGCAACAAAATCAGCGAGTGGAAGCGGTGGGAACAGCAGAAGCTATTCATTCAGTAGTGATCTATCCTGCTGTTGCCGATAAAGTTACTGCGGTGCATTTTGTACCTGGGCAAAGTGTATCGGCTAATGAGGTCATACTAGAGCTTGATTCACGGCGGCAAAAAGTGGCGTTAGAGCGCGTGACTATTCAATTAGCCGATGCTGAACGCACAGTTAGCCGTTTACAAGAAAGCCGTAATAAAGGCGCCATAGCGCAAAGCGACTTAGATGACGCTATTACAGCACGCGATTTACTAAAAGTTCAACTAATAGAAGTAAAAACTGAGCTAGAAGACAGAACCGTTAAGGCGCCTTTCTCTGGTGTAGTTGGCTTAACTGATGTGCAGCGCGGCGATAGAATAAATGTGCAAACTGCAATTACAACTATTGATGATCGTAAGCAATTATTAATTAACTTTAATGCGCCAGAAACTGCCTTAGCCATTTTACAAGGCAATGCTGATGTAGAACTAGAGCCTTGGCAAGGACAAGGCAAGCGTATTAAAGCCCAAATTGTTGAAGTTGACTCTCGGATAAATTTAGCTAACCGAAGTATTAGAGTACGGGCTTTGTTAGACAATGCAGAAGACTTGTATCGTCCAGGTATGAGTTTTAGGGTTATTTTGCAACTAGCAGGTGAGCAGTATGCGGTTATTCCTGAAGCAGCATTAATGTGGGGTGCAACAAGTGCCTATGTTTGGTTAGCCGAAGAAGGCAAAGCAAAGCAAGTTAATGTGCAAATTCAGCAACGTTTAAGCGGCCGTCTATTGGTTTCTGGTGATTTAAAGCTAAACGATCAGTTAATTGTTGAAGGGGTACAAAGTTTACGCCAAGGCCAAAGTGTTAATGTTACTAACGCCAAAAATACTAGCAATAAAAATACAGCTCAGGACACGCCGTTATGA
- the yghU gene encoding glutathione-dependent disulfide-bond oxidoreductase: protein MTHTYTPPKVWTWDKENGGKFASTNRPVAGATKQVALPIGKHPLQLYSLATPNGVKVNIMLEELLAAGHNAEYDAWLIDISEGDQFGSGFVDINPNSKIPALMDHSTEQPTRVFESGSILVYLAEKFNAFLPATGASRTEVMNWLFWQMGSAPFVGGGFGHFYAYAPEKLAYPIDRYAMETKRQLDVLDKQLANNEFVAGNEYSIADMAIWPWYGGLVLGRLYDAAEFLDVKQYSHVLRWAKQIDQRPAVKRGYIVNRSFGDGPQLAERHSADDFLPFNL, encoded by the coding sequence ATGACGCATACTTATACGCCACCTAAAGTGTGGACTTGGGATAAAGAGAATGGTGGTAAGTTTGCTAGCACAAATCGCCCTGTAGCTGGTGCAACTAAACAAGTCGCTTTGCCTATAGGTAAACACCCTTTGCAATTATATTCTTTAGCCACACCAAATGGCGTTAAAGTAAATATTATGCTTGAAGAACTATTAGCCGCAGGCCATAACGCAGAATATGATGCTTGGTTAATTGATATCTCTGAAGGCGACCAATTCGGTAGTGGCTTTGTCGATATTAACCCAAACAGTAAAATACCCGCTTTAATGGACCATAGCACAGAGCAACCGACCCGTGTATTTGAATCTGGCTCAATCTTGGTATATTTAGCTGAAAAGTTTAATGCATTTTTACCGGCAACTGGTGCCAGTCGCACTGAAGTAATGAACTGGTTATTTTGGCAAATGGGTAGTGCCCCTTTTGTTGGTGGTGGTTTTGGTCATTTCTATGCTTACGCCCCAGAAAAGTTAGCCTACCCTATTGATCGCTATGCTATGGAAACTAAACGTCAGTTAGATGTATTAGATAAACAACTCGCTAATAATGAGTTTGTAGCAGGTAACGAATATAGTATTGCTGATATGGCAATATGGCCTTGGTATGGTGGCTTAGTATTAGGCCGTTTATATGATGCAGCTGAGTTTTTAGACGTCAAACAATATAGCCATGTGCTACGTTGGGCTAAGCAAATAGATCAAAGGCCTGCGGTTAAACGGGGTTACATTGTAAACAGAAGTTTTGGTGATGGCCCGCAATTAGCAGAGCGCCATAGTGCTGATGACTTTTTACCCTTTAATTTGTAA
- a CDS encoding CreA family protein: MGAIKYVLALSALMLVGCNNNEVGDVSLGLFTTKDIKLDAFTDPVVTGVTCHVSSIEANLNLSDPSDSSISCRQTGPITRTMLAQIDTSKNGEVLFTKSKSIFFKSMKIRRILDTENQTLMYLAYSTKETSGSFKHSLSTVPLWGTEAYNLAKAKP, encoded by the coding sequence ATGGGAGCAATAAAATATGTTTTAGCATTATCTGCACTAATGCTAGTGGGCTGTAATAACAATGAAGTAGGGGATGTCTCTCTTGGCCTTTTTACCACTAAAGATATTAAACTAGATGCCTTTACTGATCCTGTCGTCACAGGCGTTACTTGTCATGTATCAAGTATTGAAGCCAACTTAAACTTGTCTGATCCCTCTGACAGTTCGATATCCTGCCGACAAACCGGCCCCATAACCCGTACCATGCTAGCGCAAATAGATACAAGCAAAAACGGTGAGGTGCTATTTACTAAATCTAAAAGTATTTTCTTTAAAAGCATGAAGATAAGACGCATTTTAGATACAGAAAACCAAACCTTAATGTATTTAGCTTATTCCACTAAAGAAACCTCAGGCAGCTTTAAGCACAGCTTATCAACCGTGCCGCTATGGGGTACTGAGGCTTATAATTTAGCTAAGGCCAAGCCGTAA